In one Bradyrhizobium sp. 4 genomic region, the following are encoded:
- a CDS encoding MBL fold metallo-hydrolase has product MVFPAQQSFLALFAATFTLICTIPSSATAEEKHAISNDIVVTLLGTGGPEPTALRFGPATLVQVGGKNLLFDAGRGVTARLYQLGVSSGKGIDAVFLTHYHSDHVAGLPDLWMTGYMFGPFGSRAQPMRLWGPSDSSTSPSGVAKIAKGFEVAFSDDMSIRQADEHISAAAMQIEVHEFQADGVVFDEAGVKVTAFAVNHGDLIKPSVGYRIDYATRSVTISGDTKLDENLIKHATGTDLLIHEVFALSAQLAKLPQLKPVADHHTSPEEAGIVFSRTKPKLAVYSHVILLETKVTELVARTQSTYAGPLEVGEDLLRLTVGERVVATKWSSELRRYPD; this is encoded by the coding sequence ATGGTGTTTCCAGCACAGCAGTCCTTTCTGGCACTTTTCGCAGCTACTTTCACGTTGATCTGTACGATCCCTAGCAGTGCGACCGCTGAGGAAAAACATGCCATCTCCAACGATATCGTTGTGACGCTGCTTGGCACAGGTGGCCCCGAACCGACCGCCTTGCGTTTCGGACCGGCCACACTCGTTCAAGTCGGCGGGAAAAATCTATTGTTCGACGCTGGTCGGGGAGTGACGGCACGACTTTATCAATTGGGTGTATCGTCGGGTAAAGGCATCGATGCCGTTTTTCTGACCCACTATCATTCAGACCATGTCGCCGGCCTGCCCGACCTGTGGATGACGGGGTACATGTTCGGGCCGTTTGGATCGCGTGCCCAACCTATGAGGTTGTGGGGCCCATCGGACAGCTCAACCTCGCCCAGCGGTGTGGCAAAGATTGCTAAAGGCTTCGAGGTGGCATTTTCGGATGACATGAGCATCCGTCAAGCTGACGAACACATCTCAGCGGCTGCCATGCAGATTGAAGTCCACGAGTTCCAAGCGGACGGCGTGGTGTTTGACGAGGCCGGCGTTAAGGTCACGGCGTTTGCGGTTAATCACGGCGACCTGATCAAACCATCGGTGGGCTATCGCATCGACTATGCCACCCGATCTGTAACGATTTCAGGTGACACCAAACTTGACGAAAACCTTATTAAGCACGCAACGGGAACCGATCTGTTGATCCACGAAGTGTTTGCGCTTTCGGCACAATTGGCAAAGTTGCCGCAATTGAAGCCCGTCGCAGATCATCATACCTCCCCTGAGGAAGCTGGCATCGTATTTTCGCGCACAAAGCCCAAGCTCGCCGTCTATTCGCACGTCATCCTGCTTGAAACGAAGGTGACCGAGCTTGTGGCCAGAACACAGAGCACTTACGCGGGTCCATTAGAGGTCGGAGAAGACCTCTTACGCCTAACAGTGGGAGAACGCGTGGTTGCAACGAAATGGAGTTCAGAACTTCGAAGGTATCCGGATTAG
- a CDS encoding PRC-barrel domain-containing protein, with protein sequence MSKYLVAALLTTALFTCSASAQTASTKTAADSAASSHKEGEWRASKLVGVNVYNEANEKIGDINEVILDKSGKTANVILGVGGFLGMGEHYVAVPYDKLKWVNEPVRTSTTTPPADKPTVGVNNAGAATGEVNRSNRPVRAANENWYPDHVVYNATKDQLKAMPQFKY encoded by the coding sequence ATGTCTAAGTATCTCGTCGCCGCGTTGCTCACCACGGCGTTGTTCACGTGCTCGGCATCGGCGCAAACTGCCTCGACCAAGACCGCCGCTGATAGTGCCGCCTCGTCGCACAAGGAAGGCGAATGGCGGGCTTCCAAGCTCGTCGGCGTCAACGTCTACAACGAAGCCAACGAGAAGATCGGCGACATCAACGAGGTCATTCTCGACAAGTCGGGCAAGACTGCGAACGTCATCCTGGGTGTTGGTGGATTCCTCGGTATGGGCGAGCATTATGTTGCTGTGCCCTATGACAAGCTGAAGTGGGTCAACGAGCCCGTTCGCACGTCGACGACCACGCCGCCTGCCGACAAACCGACGGTTGGCGTCAACAATGCCGGTGCCGCGACTGGAGAAGTGAACCGCTCCAACCGGCCCGTGCGTGCAGCCAACGAAAATTGGTATCCGGACCACGTCGTCTACAACGCGACCAAGGACCAATTGAAGGCTATGCCGCAGTTCAAATACTGA
- a CDS encoding DUF2934 domain-containing protein codes for MDERKKLEHQIALATRTAAYTSDENTARRLRQFADQLGRKLSPSSSRRAQITARAYQLWERAGRPSGRDLDFWTQAEREFSPGDTAGQD; via the coding sequence ATGGATGAAAGGAAAAAGCTCGAGCATCAGATAGCACTGGCTACTCGGACAGCCGCATACACCTCAGACGAGAACACCGCCAGGAGGCTGCGGCAGTTTGCTGATCAGCTGGGGCGCAAGCTTTCTCCCTCTTCTTCGCGGCGCGCTCAAATCACGGCACGCGCCTATCAGCTTTGGGAACGGGCCGGACGTCCCTCGGGGCGAGATTTGGATTTCTGGACCCAGGCGGAGCGGGAGTTCAGCCCCGGCGATACTGCGGGCCAAGATTAG
- a CDS encoding response regulator, whose translation MTAAGTSAKSAPTFLLVPCEGDAARKNERFVLFYVGPGDVRHQDRGSHFDRRCERMHLSNSQNAAERSTILLVEDEDLLREMLEETLVEAGYGVLSAASGEAAAGLLSESSLPRALVTDINLGPARMDGWALARLVRERDPSCGILYVSGDSAHRWASNGVPRSVILPKPFAPAQLVEALSGLLI comes from the coding sequence TTGACTGCTGCTGGCACATCGGCGAAGTCTGCGCCAACATTTCTCCTGGTTCCTTGCGAGGGCGACGCAGCAAGAAAAAATGAACGCTTCGTCCTGTTCTACGTTGGGCCGGGTGACGTGCGTCATCAGGACCGCGGGAGTCATTTTGATAGGAGATGCGAGAGGATGCACCTGAGCAACTCCCAAAACGCCGCAGAAAGATCAACCATTCTTCTGGTTGAGGATGAAGATCTCCTCCGCGAGATGCTGGAGGAGACCTTGGTCGAGGCAGGCTACGGCGTGCTCAGCGCCGCCTCAGGCGAAGCGGCGGCCGGTCTGCTCAGCGAGAGCTCTCTGCCGCGAGCACTTGTCACCGACATCAATCTGGGTCCCGCCAGAATGGATGGTTGGGCGCTCGCCCGTCTCGTACGGGAGCGCGATCCAAGCTGCGGGATCCTCTACGTCTCCGGGGACAGCGCCCATCGCTGGGCCTCAAACGGCGTGCCGCGTAGCGTCATCCTGCCCAAGCCCTTCGCGCCGGCGCAGTTGGTCGAGGCTTTGTCGGGTCTCCTGATCTGA
- a CDS encoding response regulator — translation MAAVLLIEDETLIRMMIADMLMELGHEVAGEASDLGSGLAMAMSAECDAAILDLQLGRDSSEAIAEALQLRGIPFVFASGYGVDGVPEQFNGRPLLQKPFPLDALDRCMGTLLGQGSNAD, via the coding sequence ATGGCTGCAGTACTTCTGATCGAAGACGAAACGCTTATCCGCATGATGATTGCGGATATGCTGATGGAGCTTGGTCACGAGGTTGCTGGGGAGGCCAGCGACCTCGGCTCTGGGTTAGCCATGGCCATGAGCGCTGAATGCGACGCTGCTATTCTCGACCTGCAGCTTGGCCGGGATAGCTCGGAAGCTATCGCAGAGGCGTTGCAGCTCCGCGGCATTCCCTTCGTCTTCGCCAGCGGCTATGGCGTCGATGGCGTACCAGAGCAATTCAACGGTCGGCCACTTCTACAGAAACCATTCCCTTTGGACGCTCTCGATCGCTGCATGGGGACGCTTCTAGGCCAAGGCTCTAACGCCGACTAG
- a CDS encoding helix-turn-helix transcriptional regulator, which translates to MQTAPEMVVVGPQGARRIHLHMSGEVHVFNILLQPAALNSLVGVDMTSLVNDGVSARDVIGKRAELLNDAVRSAPDFASRIAAAERWFAMMLDDGLAQDGIGFTSRLLLASRGRIRIDQLVERSGLSPRHFQRRFASQVGLSPKLYARTIRFDAALTAHRNEPMKSWTQIAHEAGYFDQAHFIRECHALVGVGPSQFIGDWDNILSPDG; encoded by the coding sequence TTGCAGACGGCCCCCGAAATGGTCGTGGTAGGTCCGCAAGGGGCGCGCCGAATTCATCTCCACATGTCAGGCGAAGTACACGTCTTCAACATTCTGCTACAGCCGGCTGCGCTCAACAGCCTTGTCGGCGTCGACATGACGTCTTTGGTCAATGACGGCGTTTCGGCTCGCGATGTTATCGGCAAGCGCGCCGAACTGCTGAACGACGCCGTGCGCTCGGCTCCGGACTTTGCCTCGCGTATAGCGGCCGCAGAACGCTGGTTTGCAATGATGCTAGATGACGGTTTGGCACAGGATGGGATCGGTTTTACGTCCCGCCTGCTGCTGGCATCACGGGGGCGAATCCGCATCGACCAGCTTGTGGAGCGATCAGGCTTGAGCCCACGTCATTTTCAGCGCCGCTTTGCGTCACAAGTAGGCCTTTCTCCAAAACTCTATGCGCGGACCATCAGATTTGATGCAGCTTTGACGGCTCACCGCAACGAACCGATGAAGTCCTGGACGCAAATTGCGCATGAAGCGGGTTACTTCGATCAGGCGCATTTCATCCGTGAGTGCCACGCATTAGTCGGCGTTGGACCAAGTCAATTTATAGGTGATTGGGATAATATTCTTTCCCCAGATGGCTGA